Proteins encoded in a region of the Candidatus Spechtbacterales bacterium genome:
- a CDS encoding class I SAM-dependent methyltransferase gives MPKDIRKIVEEGYEKGDYAGKFRISSTPNEMERYFLDRLVKEVSQQGRVLDFGCGIGIPFDNYLIEKGLDVTGIDISQKHIEQAKKNVPQAKFVKGDFSKYDFAAGDFDAIISFYAIFHIPREEHQDLFSKMHTLLKESGVILITLGTSGSEYGEEQDWCGAPMAWSTYEPEEYKKIITNAGFKIVEEKYEGQSGDEEFHYWVIAKK, from the coding sequence ATGCCAAAGGACATCAGAAAAATTGTCGAAGAGGGATACGAGAAAGGCGATTATGCCGGCAAATTTCGCATAAGCTCCACACCAAATGAGATGGAGCGATATTTTTTGGATCGTCTTGTCAAGGAAGTTAGCCAGCAGGGCAGAGTTCTTGATTTTGGCTGCGGTATTGGCATACCATTCGACAACTATTTGATTGAAAAAGGTCTTGATGTAACAGGAATTGATATTTCGCAAAAACATATCGAGCAGGCAAAGAAAAATGTGCCCCAAGCAAAGTTTGTTAAAGGAGACTTTTCTAAATATGATTTTGCAGCAGGAGACTTTGACGCAATTATTTCTTTCTACGCTATTTTTCATATTCCCAGAGAAGAACATCAAGACCTTTTTTCTAAGATGCACACCTTGCTTAAGGAGAGCGGAGTTATTCTCATAACTCTGGGGACATCTGGCTCTGAATACGGAGAAGAGCAAGATTGGTGCGGTGCTCCAATGGCGTGGAGTACGTACGAGCCAGAAGAGTACAAAAAGATCATCACCAACGCGGGATTTAAAATCGTTGAAGAAAAGTATGAAGGGCAATCTGGTGACGAAGAGTTTCATTATTGGGTTATAGCTAAGAAATAA
- a CDS encoding alpha/beta hydrolase: MNYLNVVLMHGKDTNPNQKWYPWLKSEMQKNDIEFQAPFLPKADDPEIKEWLAELDKTKPNENSILIGHSRGGVAILRWLEIQPENFRVKKVVLVGTNSGHSEKMNKIENNKGFYSKEGFDFAKIRNHCDNFVVLHSKDDEWVPFSAGEENAKGLDAKFLKFEDRGHFGSKLPKQEIPELLDEVLSTK, translated from the coding sequence ATGAATTATTTAAACGTAGTATTAATGCATGGCAAGGACACTAATCCAAACCAAAAATGGTATCCTTGGTTAAAATCTGAAATGCAAAAAAATGATATTGAATTTCAAGCCCCATTCCTGCCAAAAGCAGATGATCCAGAAATCAAGGAATGGTTGGCAGAATTAGATAAAACTAAACCAAATGAAAATTCTATTTTGATTGGACACTCTCGTGGAGGTGTCGCGATTTTAAGATGGCTTGAAATTCAACCTGAAAATTTCAGAGTTAAAAAAGTTGTTTTGGTTGGAACTAATTCAGGGCATTCTGAGAAAATGAATAAAATTGAAAACAACAAAGGATTTTATTCAAAAGAAGGGTTTGATTTTGCAAAAATAAGAAATCATTGCGATAACTTTGTTGTTTTGCATTCCAAAGATGACGAGTGGGTCCCATTTTCTGCTGGAGAAGAAAACGCAAAAGGTTTAGATGCTAAGTTTCTAAAATTTGAAGATAGAGGTCACTTTGGAAGTAAATTGCCTAAGCAAGAAATTCCTGAATTGTTAGATGAGGTCCTGTCTACTAAATAA